A region of the Methylomagnum ishizawai genome:
ACCACCAAGGGCGTGCTACCGTGCCGGGCCACCTCGTCCACCAGGGTTTGGATTTGCTTGGGCAACTCACCGTCCTGCTCCTCGACGAAATGGCGGATGGCGTCCGCCGCGCCCTTGCGGACCTGCCGCCCGTCCTTGAGATTCACCCCGCTCATGCGCGACTGGGCGCTGAAATGCACGAAGGCCGCGCCCAGCCCCTGCACATCGCGTTCGCGCAGCCCGTATTTCTGTTTGGCGAGGACCACGATGCTGCGGCCTTCGGGGGTTTCGTCGGCCAGGGAAGCCAGTTGCGCGGCGTTGGCCAAATCCTGTTCCCGCACGCCCGCGACGGCGATGAACCTGGCGGCTTGGCGGTTGCCGAGGGTGATGGTGCCGGTCTTGTCCAACAGCAGCACGTCCACATCGCCCGCCGCCTCCACCGCCCGGCCCGAGGTGGCGATCACGTTCTTCTGCATCATCCGGCCTATGCCCGCCACGCCGATGGCCGACAGCAAGCCGCCGATGGTGGTCGGGATCAAGCACACCAAGAGCGCCACCAGCACCGTGATGGCGATGGGCGTCCCGGTCCCGGCCACCTCCACGCTGTACAAGGAAAACGGCAGCAGGGTGGCGGTGGTTTTCAGGAAGATGAGCGTGAAGGCCACCAGCAGGATGGTGAGGGCGATTTCGTTGGGGGTTTTCTGGCGCTTGGCGTTCTCGACCATGCCGATCATGCGGTCGAGGAAGGCTTCGCCCGGATTGGCGGTGATCCGCACCACCAGCCAATCCGACAGCACGCGGGTACCGCCCGTCACCGAACTGAAATCGCCGCCGGATTCGCGGATCACCGGGGCCGATTCACCAGTGATGGCGCTCTCGTCCACCGAGGCCACCCCCTCGATCACCTCGCCGTCGCCGGGCACGAAATCCCCGGCCTCGACCAAAACCACATCGCCCAAACGGAGGCCGGCACCGGGCACGGTCTGGAATTTCCCGCCGCGGCGGGGTTCGTCCAACTTTTTGGCGACAATATCGCGCTTGGCGCTGCGGAGGAAGGCCGCCTGCGCCTTACTGCGGCCTTCCGCCACCGCCTCGGCGAAATTGGCGAACAACACCGTGAACCACAGCCACAGCGCGATGGAGAAAATGAACCCGGCGGGCGCTTCGCCCCGGCCCAGCAGGGCTTGGAACCAGAGCAACGTGGTCAACAGGCTCCCGAGATAGACCACGAACATCACCGGATTCTTGGCCTGCACCGCCGGGGTCAGCTTGCGGAAGGACTCGACCCAGGCCGCCTTCAACAAGGCGGGATCGGCGAGGGATTGGGTTTGGGAACGGTGTCCGGGT
Encoded here:
- the kdpB gene encoding potassium-transporting ATPase subunit KdpB, whose protein sequence is MSKKTSNFLAPPHGEGQAIQSMPGIAAEAALAPEPGHRSQTQSLADPALLKAAWVESFRKLTPAVQAKNPVMFVVYLGSLLTTLLWFQALLGRGEAPAGFIFSIALWLWFTVLFANFAEAVAEGRSKAQAAFLRSAKRDIVAKKLDEPRRGGKFQTVPGAGLRLGDVVLVEAGDFVPGDGEVIEGVASVDESAITGESAPVIRESGGDFSSVTGGTRVLSDWLVVRITANPGEAFLDRMIGMVENAKRQKTPNEIALTILLVAFTLIFLKTTATLLPFSLYSVEVAGTGTPIAITVLVALLVCLIPTTIGGLLSAIGVAGIGRMMQKNVIATSGRAVEAAGDVDVLLLDKTGTITLGNRQAARFIAVAGVREQDLANAAQLASLADETPEGRSIVVLAKQKYGLRERDVQGLGAAFVHFSAQSRMSGVNLKDGRQVRKGAADAIRHFVEEQDGELPKQIQTLVDEVARHGSTPLVVADGAKALGVIELKDIVKGGIKERFAELRQMGIRTIMITGDNRLTAAAIAAEAGVDDFLAEATPEMKLKLIREHQAEGRLVAMTGDGTNDAPALAQADVAVAMNSGTQAAKEAGNMVDLDSNPTKLIEIVETGKQMLMTRGALTTFSLANDISKYFAIIPAAFASTYPALGALNIMHLATPASAILSAVIFNALIIVALIPLALKGIRYRPVGAAVLLRDNLLIYGLGGLVVPFIGIKAIDMVLAALGWA